The Coffea eugenioides isolate CCC68of chromosome 8, Ceug_1.0, whole genome shotgun sequence genome has a segment encoding these proteins:
- the LOC113780678 gene encoding uncharacterized protein LOC113780678, whose amino-acid sequence MDPFRRRLNSRKAIFPQVLPYFILIFIILVLAIIKDGLHNEKFNSHLSKLENQSSAGSSHLTKAVHYYNTVFQRLMAEGFLLPSSKALCIESISGHDVMALRNIGVIDAFGISEAALRASEHGLNHDPFHNNTFDFEFFGYSSWFDWSVHPSETIAQICRTLKVGGYLVVHIAVNDEYTYNSFINLFTCFTLKASRDIKFKEFALPSLHEFVLKKANKHSSPSQLESSDKCKVPKYKRDLINDLEPLVMEEPQDSWSWDGLGKNADGIQYLSSMVDLRYKERHIYVDLGARNYDSSIGSWFEKQYPKQNKTFEVYAFEADKSFYGEYEGKKGVKLMPYAAWVRNETLSFEIDREPDNVGLQWAEMGRIQPKQLSTEDRENIDKVYKVEALDLADWLIRTFSKRDFVVMKMDIEGSEFDLMNRLVESGAFCLIDELFLECHYDRWIKCCSGEKTNRHKRSYAQCMNLYAKLRKDGCFVHQWW is encoded by the coding sequence ATGGACCCTTTCAGGAGAAGATTAAATTCAAGGAAAGCAATCTTCCCTCAAGTCCTTCCTTACTTTATtctcattttcatcattttggtTTTAGCCATCATCAAAGATGGATTACACAACGAAAAATTCAATTCCCATTTATCCAAATTGGAGAATCAGTCTTCAGCTGGTTCTAGCCACCTGACCAAAGCAGTTCATTACTACAACACAGTTTTCCAGCGTTTGATGGCTGAAGGTTTCTTGTTACCAAGCTCTAAAGCTTTATGCATTGAAAGTATAAGTGGTCATGATGTAATGGCTCTAAGGAACATTGGAGTCATTGATGCATTTGGGATTTCTGAGGCAGCACTCAGAGCCTCAGAACATGGCTTAAACCATGATCCCTTTCATAACAATACCTTTGATTTCGAGTTTTTTGGCTATAGCAGTTGGTTTGATTGGTCGGTCCATCCTTCAGAAACAATTGCTCAGATTTGCAGGACACTGAAAGTAGGAGGATATTTGGTTGTTCACATTGCTGTTAATGATGAGTATACTTACAACTCTTTCATTAACTTGTTTACCTGTTTCACGTTAAAGGCTTCGCGCGACATCAAATTCAAGGAGTTTGCACTCCCTTCTTTGCATGAATTTGTTCTGAAGAAAGCAAACAAGCATTCTAGCCCTAGCCAGTTGGAATCATCAGATAAGTGCAAGGTCCCAAAGTACAAAAGAGACCTGATCAACGATCTTGAGCCATTGGTGATGGAAGAGCCACAAGACTCTTGGTCTTGGGATGGTCTGGGGAAAAACGCAGACGGTATCCAGTACCTTTCTTCCATGGTTGATTTAAGATATAAGGAGAGGCACATCTATGTGGATCTTGGAGCCAGAAACTACGATTCAAGTATCGGGAGTTGGTTCGAAAAGCAATATCCAAAGCAGAACAAGACTTTTGAAGTCTATGCATTTGAGGCTGATAAGTCTTTTTATGGAGAGTACGAAGGAAAGAAAGGGGTGAAGCTGATGCCTTATGCTGCATGGGTGAGGAATGAGACCTTGTCGTTTGAAATCGACCGAGAACCCGATAATGTAGGGCTGCAATGGGCAGAGATGGGCAGGATTCAACCGAAGCAGTTATCAACTGAGGACAGGGAGAACATAGACAAGGTGTATAAGGTTGAGGCTTTGGATCTTGCTGATTGGCTGATAAGAACTTTTTCAAAGAGGGATTTTGTGGTAATGAAAATGGATATTGAGGGTTCCGAATTTGATTTGATGAATAGATTGGTAGAAAGTGGTgctttttgtttgattgatgaGTTGTTCTTGGAATGCCATTATGATCGTTGGATCAAATGCTGTTCTGGTGAGAAGACCAATAGGCACAAGAGGTCATATGCTCAATGCATGAATTTGTATGCCAAACTCAGAAAAGATGGATGCTTCGTGCACCAATGGTGGTAA